One endosymbiont 'TC1' of Trimyema compressum genomic window, ATATTAATATGGAAACTAAAACCACATTGCTCATCCATGCTTTCATAAATAGTGTCAATCAATCCAATTATTTTATTTTTTGAACCAAATACTGTTGTAGACATAACACCGATTGAATATTCTAATTCACTGTCCTTAATTAACTCTAAAACAGACTCTATATCTTTCAAATAATCTTTAGAATCAATAGATGAAAAGTTTAATTCCGCTGAAATCACTTTCTCCATAATCCGCATATATAACCGCCTCTTTCTCCATTAATTTTTTCTTCTAAATTGTTTATATCAAGCAAAGATTCATCAATATTTGGGGGAATAAATAGTCCCTTCCTTATTGTTTCAAGATTATCCTTACAAATTCTTTCCATTTCTTTCTCAGAGATAAAAGTGGCATATTTAAAAATTGCAAAAAAACTACTTTCTTTTTTTCAATTCTTCTTCATAAAAATCAAACCACGAGCTATCTTTGTTAATGGTTCCAAAAACAACTGGCCCTTTTTTTTACACTTTCTAACATTAAAGAAATTGCCGTTTCTTTATCCTGCATAAACTCAAGAACTGTATTTGAGCAAACACTATCAAAAGCATCTTTAAATGAAAGCTCTAAAATATCCTTGTTAATAAATGTAATTTTTACATGCTCTTTAGCTGCATTATCTTTAGCTTTTTTAACATTTCCTCCGACACATCAATACCTGTAACCTCACAACCTAATTTAGCTAATTTTATTGAAAAGTTTCCAGTACCACATCCCACATCCAGTATCCGCATCCCTTTTTGAGGTTTAAGTAAATCAAAAGCAATTGCTGTTTCTACAACATCAGCATATTTTCCAAGCTTCATATCAAACCATGCATCATAAATGGAAGCATCCTTATCAAATATTGCCATTTTCACGTCTCCTTCAATTATACAACTATTCATAATATGCCTCTTATTTTACCATGTTTTAATAAATATTCATAATTTTAAGATAAAAACAGTATTGTGAATTAACCCTTAAAATATTTATTATTATAAGAATATGTTATAATAAGTTAGACTCATTTAAATAGACTAAAGGAGACAGTGTTATGGAAAACAAACACACAAATCATAATGAGAATAAACATAATAAAAATAATAATTCAAGATTTGGTTTTTCTACAGCCAGCTTAATTTTAGGCATTCTCGGCTTTTTTCTTGGCTATCTTACACTTGGAATCCCTTTATCATTGTTAGGTCTAATATTCGGCATAGTAGGGATTGTTAAAAAACAAGGTGGATTGGCTATAGGAGGTACAGTAATCAGCTGTATTGGTATTTTACTATCCCTATTTTTTATTATTTTC contains:
- a CDS encoding DUF4190 domain-containing protein — encoded protein: MENKHTNHNENKHNKNNNSRFGFSTASLILGILGFFLGYLTLGIPLSLLGLIFGIVGIVKKQGGLAIGGTVISCIGILLSLFFIIFFNGDPYYFINQLITKKIF